In Helicobacter mastomyrinus, the sequence CACCCTATACACATTGCGTAAATCCCTTAAATGAGTGATGATATGTTTGTCATCTTGCGGGAGGAATGCGATTAACTCCTGTGTGATAGGGTGCTTAGGCTTGGCAAAGACTTCGTTCACACTACCCCGCTCTACGATTTCCCCATCGCTCATCACACACATTTTATTGCAAATCTCGCGCACGACTTCGATTTGATGTGTGATAAGCACCACGCTTAAATCTAGCCTTTGCTGAATCTCCCTTAGAAGCGCAAGGATAGAGCGCGTAGTTTTTGTATCAAGGGCGGAAGTTGCCTCATCGCATAGTAGCACTTTAGGGTGATTGGCTAAGGCTCTAGCAATGGCTACCCTCTGCTTTTGTCCGCCACTTAGCTGACTAGGATAGAATGCAGCTCTCTCGCTTAAGCCTACCATCTCTAAAAGCTCATCTACACGAGGTTTAATTGCCTTTTTATCCCATTTGGCAATCCGCAAGGCAAAGGCGACATTATCAAACACATTTTTAGCACTAAGTAAGTTAAAATGCTGAAAAATCATACCAATTTTTTGCCTTTGGGCTTGGAGTTGCTTTTGATTGAGTTTGAGTATATTTATATTATCGATTTTTAACTCCCCGCTTGTAGGCTCTTCAAGGCGATTAATGATACGTATAAGTGTGCTTTTACCCGCACCAGAATAGCCAATTATCCCCATAATATCGCCTTTTGAGACTTCCAAATCGATATTTTTTAAGGCACAAAAGCCATTAGGATAGGTTTTGCTAATGCCCTTGAGGCTTATCACATCTCACTCCTTGCGGTTTCCATAAGAAGCTCGATTATATCACAAAATATTAAAATACAATATGTAAATTAAACTTTATGCAGGGCGATTATATTTTTGCGTATAGATTTTGCTTACATAGTACAAAAGGTATTCCTTTAGACGTTAATTGGTGGGTGAGAGGCTTAAATAAAGAATCTTTCTCAATTTAAGCGTTTCTAACAAAAG encodes:
- a CDS encoding methionine ABC transporter ATP-binding protein, with the protein product MISLKGISKTYPNGFCALKNIDLEVSKGDIMGIIGYSGAGKSTLIRIINRLEEPTSGELKIDNINILKLNQKQLQAQRQKIGMIFQHFNLLSAKNVFDNVAFALRIAKWDKKAIKPRVDELLEMVGLSERAAFYPSQLSGGQKQRVAIARALANHPKVLLCDEATSALDTKTTRSILALLREIQQRLDLSVVLITHQIEVVREICNKMCVMSDGEIVERGSVNEVFAKPKHPITQELIAFLPQDDKHIITHLRDLRNVYRVIFTGVYAQSPLISQMIKHFDIDVNILSGHIDELATGEVGHLTLKIIATDDKRDKALAWLKTQGVSVFSIDSNPQVQGKCYA